One stretch of Chitinivibrionales bacterium DNA includes these proteins:
- a CDS encoding VOC family protein: KATEFYSKAFGLETKFIHESNMYAEMKSGETTLSFANNEMLKMNLGIDAIHGMKNCFEIAFSTNDVEGAFKKAIENGAKELKKPEQKTWGQTVAYVSDDFGTIVEICTPME, encoded by the coding sequence AAGGCAACTGAGTTTTATAGTAAAGCATTTGGGTTAGAAACCAAATTCATTCATGAGTCGAACATGTATGCTGAGATGAAAAGCGGTGAAACAACCTTGTCGTTCGCAAACAATGAAATGCTAAAGATGAATCTTGGTATTGATGCGATACATGGCATGAAGAATTGTTTCGAAATAGCATTTTCTACCAACGATGTTGAAGGTGCTTTTAAAAAGGCAATTGAAAATGGTGCCAAAGAGCTCAAAAAACCAGAACAAAAAACTTGGGGACAGACAGTTGCTTATGTTAGCGATGATTTTGGAACAATAGTAGAGATTTGTACACCGATGGAATAA
- a CDS encoding PorV/PorQ family protein — translation MGLNIIGRVLKSYRQTTGQIQKFAPLTLRKPAYVGRNVRRNMPPGFERQRMKSKKIAPLIIILILNILSDGQTVLTNPIGARSLAMGRTGYTISSDGTALFFNPAILGLENFRWNKGEIQYYREPMIIDIVKSYYSINWQQDEIKNMGFSLYLNHIAAGEINEIDMNGSIVDTWYSYDYVIAAGAGYCFYKKSFLSNSVGVGLKYYRSPMGTKNDGEKYYGHAFSFDAGYLLQLFDRLRLGFVIKNIGTDIKWKDKDSTLSNNSQPSLIGIGTGYIDDYYYGKLKLLKLSTELSYRKVFGDSHLKNNGNILTGIELFFLGTFPIRVGYQRILKGNEEGINGISFGTGLSLFNHFNFDIFWSFDDDEYDIDEPNYGFSVSITRALNWSKKDKRWWIKY, via the coding sequence ATGGGCCTGAATATTATAGGCCGTGTATTAAAATCCTACAGACAAACAACAGGCCAAATACAAAAGTTTGCTCCGTTGACACTTCGCAAACCTGCGTATGTTGGCCGGAACGTTAGGCGAAATATGCCCCCCGGTTTTGAAAGGCAAAGAATGAAATCAAAAAAAATCGCGCCCCTAATAATAATATTAATTCTAAATATCCTTTCTGATGGACAAACAGTATTAACTAATCCAATTGGTGCAAGGTCATTGGCGATGGGAAGGACTGGATACACCATATCAAGTGACGGAACTGCTTTGTTTTTTAATCCAGCGATATTGGGACTGGAAAATTTTAGATGGAACAAAGGTGAGATACAATATTATCGAGAACCTATGATTATTGATATTGTTAAATCATATTATTCGATCAATTGGCAGCAAGATGAAATAAAAAATATGGGATTCTCTCTTTATCTGAACCACATAGCCGCTGGAGAAATAAATGAAATAGATATGAATGGTAGCATTGTGGACACTTGGTATTCTTATGATTATGTGATTGCAGCTGGAGCAGGTTATTGTTTCTACAAAAAATCATTTCTATCCAATTCCGTAGGAGTTGGACTAAAGTACTATCGTTCACCCATGGGCACTAAGAATGACGGAGAGAAATACTATGGACATGCATTTTCGTTCGACGCAGGATATCTACTGCAACTATTTGATAGATTGCGTTTGGGATTTGTAATAAAAAATATCGGTACAGACATTAAATGGAAAGACAAAGATTCAACACTTAGTAATAATAGCCAACCATCGCTAATAGGAATAGGAACTGGATATATCGATGATTATTATTACGGCAAATTAAAACTTTTAAAACTGTCAACAGAATTAAGCTATCGTAAAGTTTTTGGTGATTCTCATCTAAAAAATAATGGAAACATATTGACAGGAATTGAGTTGTTTTTCTTAGGTACTTTTCCAATCAGGGTTGGCTATCAAAGAATTTTAAAAGGAAATGAAGAAGGAATAAATGGGATATCATTTGGAACAGGTTTATCCCTATTCAATCATTTCAATTTTGACATTTTTTGGTCGTTTGATGATGATGAATACGACATTGACGAACCAAATTATGGTTTTTCCGTTTCGATTACAAGAGCTCTAAATTGGAGTAAGAAAGATAAAAGATGGTGGATAAAATATTAA